A DNA window from Nitrospira sp. contains the following coding sequences:
- a CDS encoding NAD-dependent protein deacylase (MaGe:77307790), which translates to MISDHLTEARARVATASSIAVLTGAGISADSGVPTFRGADGLWRNFRAEDLATPEAFERDPRLVWEWYNWRRELLASAEPNPAHHALVQLETRAPQFHLITQNVDGLHRMAGSQHLSELHGNIWKVRCASCSLVTDNREVPLSLLPYCRACGGLLRPHIVWFGEALDGRILTASIHAVESCDVLIVIGTSGLVYPAATLMPLAQSHGGFVIEINLAPTIHSSTAALALQGRARDIVPLLLEE; encoded by the coding sequence ATGATCTCGGACCATCTCACCGAAGCGCGTGCCCGCGTGGCAACGGCAAGTTCCATCGCAGTCCTGACAGGCGCCGGCATCTCCGCCGACAGCGGCGTCCCGACATTCCGCGGCGCAGACGGCTTGTGGCGCAATTTTCGAGCGGAGGATCTTGCAACACCGGAAGCCTTTGAGCGAGATCCTCGATTAGTCTGGGAATGGTACAACTGGCGGCGCGAATTACTCGCCTCGGCAGAACCGAATCCGGCTCATCATGCGCTGGTCCAGCTGGAAACACGCGCACCGCAATTTCACTTGATCACGCAAAACGTCGATGGGCTCCACCGCATGGCTGGTTCACAACACCTGTCTGAATTGCACGGAAACATCTGGAAAGTCCGCTGCGCCTCCTGCAGTCTGGTCACGGACAACCGCGAGGTGCCGCTCTCCCTGCTGCCCTACTGTCGCGCGTGCGGCGGCTTGCTGCGGCCGCATATCGTCTGGTTCGGCGAAGCGCTGGATGGCCGCATCCTGACCGCAAGCATTCATGCCGTCGAATCCTGCGATGTGCTGATCGTCATCGGCACATCGGGGCTCGTCTATCCTGCAGCGACGCTGATGCCGCTCGCACAATCGCACGGCGGATTCGTCATTGAAATCAACCTGGCGCCGACCATCCATTCATCCACCGCCGCGCTCGCGCTCCAAGGGCGGGCGCGAGACATTGTACCCTTGCTGTTGGAGGAGTGA
- a CDS encoding 2-dehydropantoate 2-reductase (MaGe:77307791): protein MTNILMVGAGSVGGFFGAHLAKNNPNLSFLLRPKTLAAVKQNGLTIRSASGTFTVRPQAAADPRELPKPDVIILGVKAFDLDEVMTQIEPVLTDKTVILTLQNGIDTEDRIIARVQRDCVVGGVAFIYSKIAAPGVIDHYKKGAVAIGELMGHESDRLLKLKELFTAAGIPCHLSKDIRRSKWEKMCWNCVFNPITVLIDDKVSKALDHPEMMRVVHQIVDEVAAVSAAVKVPLPADMAERVVKATQEIRDIHTSMYDDWKAGRQTEIAYLNGYIVQKGRELGIPTPVNEVMTAMIKTITEQEKKGAGVVRIDGAVVQPVLLDGAALRQLPAEHHVADVSTVMPGMIGKAIKVQGLLDVPALAIDADHVTFHSLDGKYAATLTLQQAKDFGLLLYELNGEPLPDGKGGPYRLITPGLGDLCANVKGVGRIEVRVGNGKDTRPPAEERTKC from the coding sequence ATGACGAATATTTTGATGGTCGGGGCCGGGTCGGTCGGCGGGTTTTTCGGCGCGCATTTGGCCAAGAACAATCCCAACCTGTCGTTTCTGCTCAGACCGAAGACGCTGGCGGCGGTGAAGCAGAACGGATTGACGATTCGCAGTGCGAGCGGGACCTTCACAGTCCGCCCGCAGGCCGCTGCGGATCCCAGAGAATTGCCCAAGCCTGATGTGATTATTCTCGGCGTGAAGGCCTTCGATCTCGACGAAGTCATGACACAGATCGAACCAGTACTCACGGACAAGACGGTCATCCTGACCTTGCAGAACGGCATCGATACCGAAGACCGGATCATTGCCCGTGTCCAGCGCGACTGCGTGGTCGGCGGCGTCGCGTTTATCTATTCGAAAATTGCCGCGCCTGGCGTTATCGATCACTATAAGAAGGGCGCGGTGGCCATCGGTGAATTGATGGGTCACGAGAGCGACCGCCTGCTCAAGCTTAAGGAGCTCTTTACGGCCGCCGGTATCCCTTGTCATCTCTCGAAAGATATCCGTCGTAGCAAGTGGGAGAAGATGTGCTGGAACTGCGTGTTCAATCCGATCACGGTGTTGATCGATGACAAGGTTTCCAAGGCGTTGGATCATCCGGAAATGATGCGAGTGGTCCATCAGATTGTCGATGAAGTTGCCGCGGTCTCGGCGGCGGTCAAGGTACCGTTGCCGGCGGACATGGCGGAGCGGGTCGTGAAAGCGACGCAGGAGATCCGGGATATTCACACATCGATGTACGACGACTGGAAAGCAGGGCGGCAGACGGAGATTGCCTATTTGAATGGGTACATCGTTCAGAAAGGACGGGAGTTGGGCATTCCGACGCCGGTGAATGAGGTGATGACGGCAATGATTAAGACGATCACGGAACAAGAAAAGAAGGGGGCTGGCGTGGTACGGATCGATGGAGCGGTGGTGCAGCCGGTATTACTCGATGGCGCGGCGCTGCGGCAGCTTCCAGCAGAGCATCATGTCGCGGATGTCAGTACCGTGATGCCGGGGATGATAGGGAAAGCGATCAAGGTGCAGGGATTGCTCGATGTGCCGGCACTGGCGATCGATGCCGACCATGTGACCTTTCATTCCCTCGACGGCAAGTATGCCGCGACGCTCACGCTGCAACAGGCAAAGGATTTCGGACTCCTGCTCTATGAGCTCAACGGCGAACCGTTGCCAGATGGCAAGGGTGGCCCCTATCGCCTGATCACACCGGGACTCGGCGACCTCTGTGCCAACGTGAAAGGCGTAGGCCGAATCGAAGTGCGAGTGGGGAACGGGAAGGATACGCGGCCGCCGGCTGAAGAACGGACGAAGTGTTAG
- a CDS encoding conserved membrane protein of unknown function (Evidence 4 : Unknown function but conserved in other organisms; MaGe:77307793) has translation MASRIADIRKSVLTLALPVTVSSLLQRTEGIVAVFLVGGLGAVPIAAVGLGQLLAFIATTLVSGLSVGSNVIIAQLWGAKRHRDAGEAARHFLGLSIAVSLVLAALGATLNHVAMELLGAESGVIALAIPYSTIIFLVIPFTVLLQVLSSILQGTGDTRTPMYAMILVNLLHIGIAYPLVYGYWGLPAIGVKGAAIAVGIAEAIGVAFLLWHSRSVLKPSTHLRLDLIHTMWQVGAPVSGERIVQQAGILIYTKLVLLYGTVSYAAHQVGLSIESLSFLPGYGFAIAAATMVGQSIGAGKYTRAKLENWEANRLAIIIMASMGVVFFFFPYLLLRAFTTDDAVIELGTLFLKIVAVLQIPLALTMVIAGSLRGAGDTRFIMGATMVGMWGVRVPLALIVALWLHLSVLYVWLAMIADWTVRMALLLWRYQSERWKQIRMIKKTSSA, from the coding sequence ATGGCTTCCCGCATCGCAGACATCCGAAAATCCGTGCTCACCTTGGCCTTGCCGGTCACTGTCAGCAGCCTTCTTCAACGCACCGAGGGCATCGTCGCCGTCTTTCTCGTGGGAGGACTCGGCGCCGTTCCCATTGCCGCCGTCGGCTTGGGGCAACTTCTCGCCTTCATCGCGACGACGTTGGTCTCAGGACTCTCGGTTGGATCCAACGTCATCATCGCCCAACTGTGGGGCGCCAAACGTCATCGTGACGCGGGGGAAGCCGCCCGTCATTTCCTCGGACTGTCCATTGCAGTCTCGCTAGTACTCGCCGCGCTGGGCGCGACATTGAATCACGTGGCCATGGAGCTGCTGGGAGCGGAATCCGGCGTGATTGCGCTGGCCATTCCTTACTCGACCATTATCTTTCTGGTCATCCCCTTCACCGTGCTCCTGCAAGTCCTCTCGTCCATCCTGCAAGGCACCGGCGACACACGCACACCGATGTACGCCATGATCCTGGTGAACTTGCTTCACATTGGAATTGCCTACCCGCTGGTCTATGGATACTGGGGCTTGCCGGCAATCGGTGTGAAAGGCGCGGCCATTGCCGTAGGGATCGCTGAAGCCATCGGCGTCGCCTTTCTTCTCTGGCACAGCCGTTCGGTCTTGAAACCCTCCACGCACCTCCGCCTGGATCTCATTCACACCATGTGGCAGGTCGGTGCGCCGGTTTCAGGCGAACGCATCGTGCAACAAGCAGGCATTCTCATCTATACGAAACTCGTGCTGCTCTATGGCACCGTCTCCTATGCCGCCCATCAGGTGGGTCTCTCCATTGAGTCGCTGTCGTTTCTGCCGGGGTACGGCTTTGCCATCGCCGCCGCCACCATGGTCGGCCAAAGCATCGGAGCAGGAAAGTATACAAGAGCCAAACTTGAAAACTGGGAAGCGAACCGCCTGGCGATCATCATCATGGCCAGCATGGGCGTGGTGTTTTTCTTCTTTCCCTATCTCTTGCTGCGCGCGTTCACCACCGACGACGCCGTCATCGAACTCGGCACCCTGTTCCTTAAAATCGTCGCAGTCTTGCAGATCCCCCTCGCGCTCACCATGGTGATCGCCGGATCGCTGCGCGGAGCCGGAGACACCCGCTTCATCATGGGCGCCACAATGGTCGGCATGTGGGGCGTGCGCGTGCCGCTGGCCCTCATCGTCGCCCTCTGGCTCCACCTCTCGGTACTCTATGTCTGGCTGGCAATGATCGCGGACTGGACCGTGAGAATGGCGCTACTACTCTGGCGCTATCAGTCGGAACGATGGAAGCAGATTCGCATGATCAAAAAGACCTCATCTGCATGA
- a CDS encoding Acyltransferase (MaGe:77307789): protein MERLRVASLQYFIRPVQTFEQFRDQVQALVETAADYKAQLLVFPEYFTVQLLTLGNVKRPIREQVRDLAQQAERFSTLMEDLAKRHRLYIIAGTIPVMADDGTDRVYNESFFFSPTGTRGVQGKLHMTRFEKEEWKISPHVKFRIFETAFGRIAITICYDVEFPEIARAAGREGAHILVVPSCTDDRQGFLRVRYCAQARAIENQMYVVQSSTVGSLPMVPAVSLNYGQASILTPSDFSFSRDGILAEGTPNQESMVIGDLNLSTILRDRTHGTVLPLLDSHQTAEIVRQAEITPL from the coding sequence ATGGAACGTCTTCGCGTCGCGTCGCTCCAATACTTCATCCGGCCCGTTCAAACCTTCGAGCAGTTTCGAGACCAAGTCCAGGCGCTCGTGGAAACAGCGGCCGACTATAAAGCTCAGCTGCTCGTCTTCCCCGAATACTTCACGGTTCAGCTCCTGACCTTGGGCAATGTGAAACGCCCCATTCGCGAGCAGGTCAGAGATTTGGCTCAGCAAGCCGAGCGATTCAGCACGCTCATGGAAGACCTCGCTAAACGGCACCGCTTGTACATCATCGCCGGCACCATTCCCGTCATGGCAGACGACGGGACAGACCGCGTCTACAACGAAAGTTTCTTTTTTTCCCCCACCGGCACTCGCGGAGTACAGGGGAAGCTCCATATGACCCGTTTCGAGAAAGAAGAATGGAAGATCTCCCCGCACGTGAAGTTTCGCATCTTCGAAACCGCATTCGGACGCATCGCAATCACCATTTGTTATGACGTCGAATTTCCTGAAATCGCGAGGGCCGCGGGACGCGAAGGAGCACACATTTTAGTCGTTCCAAGCTGCACCGACGACCGGCAAGGGTTTCTTCGGGTGCGCTATTGTGCGCAAGCCCGCGCGATCGAAAACCAGATGTATGTGGTCCAATCCTCGACAGTCGGATCCCTTCCGATGGTGCCGGCCGTCAGTCTCAACTATGGCCAAGCCTCGATTCTGACGCCGAGCGACTTTTCCTTTTCGCGAGACGGTATCCTTGCCGAGGGCACTCCTAATCAGGAAAGCATGGTTATCGGAGATCTCAATCTTTCGACGATTCTCCGCGACCGCACGCACGGCACCGTTCTTCCCTTGCTCGACAGCCATCAAACCGCGGAGATCGTACGACAGGCTGAAATTACCCCGCTATGA
- a CDS encoding hypothetical protein (Evidence 4 : Unknown function but conserved in other organisms; MaGe:77307792) → MRPAPSHLSDDSPIGKRTGVPVWDTDLLATVQALYDKGLFVQALETASPLGPLQTWHGIEARVLAGRLASQLSGKRLCDALFIRLWRAEQLSPIVIYYTARTFLSRRGPLAALNLLQGNKVLENDSPIRWDATAFAAYLYAQFRDFDTAERLITIAMAHSVTSWIWTERAAIYELEDRYENALDAARQALDLNPTLPAAILHIAHGLSLLEQDDEAMDLLHRTLVTVESPYLASHLVELEIEHGHYHRALETLEIYDHLAILKDKTSAAWLAGRRSDVYTLLGNHRVALTQARLIKTPYYKEIARNLEQIAPDARRVILPVGFVRQHHMTCAPATLTALSRYWNQPANHLELAEAICYDGTPHHSERRWAANHGWYVREFSVTWNSSRELIDAGIPFTLTTPYPGGSHLQAVIGYDAIRGVLLIRDPYERVYSEFSQASFFTNHAATGPRGMVFVPYAERARLEAIVLPDATLHDLNHEVHDALSVHDRNRAAEAIQTLLRCAPDHRIALNAQRALAGYDDNLQALLQIVDSLADRYPKDINLRLSKANLLRQLVDRGTYLDYLAVQAPAHALLKLRYAQAILEDGRRRHEATRIVETLLRNSTSAEGISTLGDAYWHAGAYRQAVDLYRLAATLEDTNEAHARAYFQSSRTVREEDLALTFLQHRVTKHGARSSQPAITLIHCLSELNRSSEAIAARDQALEQRPDDGELLLFAARSAADCGNTVASQRFLQQAQARCNQVEWLRAAAQLQDMEGNLHEARRLWTEVVTREPFNLKDQRTLVRLTVDTDNRAAAIEYLRGLVRQFPHHQGINELLVEWLDEAPLEEQEAALRQLLNISPANAWGRRQLTLTLAQQGRFEEARAESASAYDLAPDAVAWHTTHGYIELLAGRLAEARAAFRNAFRRSADSDYALKKLLESCRTLEERRDALLFALEELKRQIIVGESLLSFQRLAHGAFESNALMDILDDAQHARPDLWQTWVACIRQRIDMQQYGPARAICCQAIDKFPLLPRLFVELAEVEKLNGDRQAERAALQEALRLSPSWGYATRQLAESLESDGKFSTSREWLEQAIRHTPTDGRLHGFLGYTLWQLQERNESIKHLQEAVRLDIGYDWAWDRLKEYSAAQNQSSYGIDQARRLAAQRPGEPRAWIAVARMAENSEEKLAALERVIRLAPFTIEAHLLRLDLLISEERFDDALTALQTTAWGDRPPVALRIKEPMVLAGRGDQDTAILRLQKILADDPNHTSGWELLADWQSERKDYSGYLVAARELHRIDPNNAYALGYLADALSKAEPNTDVRPHLRRAVHLKADYIFGANWLFDLELQAGALEAADTVLVKLRAHANSGETRLRALRLAICRGVRENVFQVFHEIWTANDDIEIYRETMEALDTSTWKHEANKALEQMVLDSQVNPVAGTLWVERRDLRIFPLMRFRGFGKVLRNGEAGQLAAQTLLRLLGNREATFTIHRLLWKYGKHLASNATTHGMMAYALINIDASRTVVKWFGDWQQRRDSPAWAFLNLSCALRDLGRCSEAHAVSSHALTLKKDQTFAEHSVWLAYDAACEGACANAEKLLAMVDEKSLRGYYRFILAATRLHILIEARTDISSQTMRSARTDMRHAWESSFWRQPILRRIWWKTYMARKKSARYVQKKSS, encoded by the coding sequence ATGAGACCTGCACCCTCTCATCTCTCCGATGATTCACCGATCGGCAAGCGCACAGGCGTTCCTGTCTGGGATACTGATCTCCTCGCAACAGTTCAGGCTCTCTATGATAAGGGGTTGTTCGTTCAGGCCCTTGAAACAGCCTCACCATTAGGACCGTTACAGACATGGCACGGCATAGAAGCCCGCGTCCTGGCAGGACGACTCGCTTCTCAGCTCTCTGGGAAGCGTCTTTGCGATGCATTATTTATACGGTTATGGAGAGCCGAGCAACTATCACCAATTGTCATCTATTACACTGCCAGGACTTTTCTATCCAGACGGGGACCTCTTGCAGCTTTAAATCTTCTCCAAGGCAACAAGGTCTTAGAAAATGACAGCCCCATCCGCTGGGATGCCACGGCATTTGCCGCATATCTCTATGCGCAGTTTCGAGATTTTGATACTGCCGAACGGCTGATAACGATAGCTATGGCCCATAGTGTCACTTCATGGATATGGACGGAACGAGCGGCCATCTATGAGCTAGAGGATCGTTACGAGAACGCCCTCGACGCTGCGCGACAGGCTCTCGATTTAAACCCAACACTTCCAGCGGCCATTCTCCATATCGCACATGGGCTGTCTCTCTTAGAACAAGATGATGAAGCCATGGATCTGCTACACCGCACGCTCGTTACAGTGGAAAGTCCCTACCTTGCTTCCCACCTAGTAGAACTCGAGATCGAGCATGGGCATTACCATCGCGCACTAGAAACGCTGGAAATCTACGATCATCTGGCTATTCTGAAGGATAAAACCTCTGCGGCTTGGCTTGCAGGACGGCGGAGCGATGTCTATACCCTATTGGGAAATCATCGGGTTGCCCTTACACAAGCGCGGCTGATAAAGACTCCTTACTACAAGGAAATTGCACGCAACCTCGAGCAGATCGCTCCAGATGCCCGTCGGGTAATACTGCCGGTCGGATTCGTGCGCCAACATCACATGACCTGCGCCCCTGCAACTCTCACGGCGTTGAGTCGATATTGGAACCAGCCAGCCAATCACCTCGAACTCGCGGAAGCAATCTGTTATGACGGCACCCCTCATCACAGTGAGCGGCGATGGGCAGCCAATCACGGATGGTACGTCAGAGAGTTTTCGGTAACCTGGAACTCCTCGCGCGAGCTCATTGACGCCGGAATTCCATTCACTCTCACCACGCCATACCCCGGAGGCTCACATTTGCAAGCCGTGATCGGCTATGACGCCATTCGCGGGGTACTCCTGATCCGCGACCCGTATGAACGGGTGTATAGCGAATTCTCTCAAGCGTCGTTCTTTACAAATCATGCTGCAACCGGTCCACGAGGAATGGTGTTTGTGCCCTATGCGGAACGGGCCCGCCTTGAAGCCATTGTCCTCCCAGATGCAACACTACATGATCTCAACCATGAGGTGCATGATGCTCTGAGTGTGCATGATCGTAATCGGGCCGCCGAAGCGATCCAAACACTTCTTCGCTGCGCTCCTGACCATAGGATTGCGCTCAACGCACAGCGCGCTCTGGCGGGGTACGACGACAATCTGCAAGCACTCCTTCAAATTGTAGATAGCCTGGCAGATCGCTATCCCAAAGACATTAATTTACGCCTCAGCAAAGCCAATCTCTTGCGACAACTCGTTGATCGCGGAACGTACCTCGATTATCTCGCGGTGCAGGCTCCTGCGCATGCGCTGCTCAAGCTGCGCTATGCCCAAGCCATTCTTGAAGACGGACGACGACGACACGAGGCCACTCGCATAGTCGAAACACTCTTGAGAAACTCGACCAGCGCGGAAGGCATTAGCACGCTGGGCGATGCATATTGGCATGCGGGCGCTTACCGTCAGGCTGTCGATCTATATCGACTGGCCGCCACCCTGGAGGATACCAACGAAGCCCATGCGAGAGCCTATTTCCAGTCATCTCGCACGGTGCGAGAGGAGGACCTGGCCCTTACGTTCTTACAACATCGCGTAACCAAGCATGGCGCACGATCGTCTCAACCAGCCATTACGCTCATCCATTGCCTATCCGAACTAAACCGGTCAAGTGAGGCAATTGCTGCCCGTGATCAGGCACTGGAACAGAGACCGGATGATGGAGAGTTATTATTGTTTGCGGCTCGATCAGCTGCAGATTGTGGGAACACTGTAGCGTCGCAACGATTCCTCCAGCAAGCGCAAGCCCGTTGCAACCAGGTTGAGTGGCTGCGGGCCGCTGCACAATTGCAGGACATGGAAGGAAACCTTCACGAAGCACGGCGCCTCTGGACCGAAGTGGTCACGCGCGAGCCCTTTAATCTGAAAGATCAACGCACGCTTGTTCGACTCACGGTCGACACTGACAATCGTGCCGCTGCCATCGAGTATTTGCGCGGGCTGGTCAGACAGTTTCCTCATCATCAAGGCATTAACGAATTGTTGGTGGAGTGGCTCGATGAAGCTCCCCTCGAAGAGCAGGAAGCCGCCTTACGCCAGCTGCTGAATATTAGCCCTGCAAATGCTTGGGGACGACGCCAACTTACCTTAACGCTTGCTCAGCAAGGTCGCTTTGAAGAAGCACGGGCAGAAAGTGCATCGGCCTATGATCTTGCCCCAGATGCCGTCGCCTGGCACACGACGCACGGGTACATCGAACTATTGGCCGGTCGGCTTGCCGAGGCTCGCGCGGCATTTCGTAATGCGTTTCGTCGATCTGCCGATTCTGACTATGCCCTGAAGAAGCTGCTTGAGTCATGTCGCACACTGGAAGAGCGTCGCGACGCCTTGCTGTTTGCGCTTGAGGAATTGAAACGACAGATCATTGTCGGAGAATCCCTGTTGAGCTTTCAGCGACTGGCCCATGGAGCGTTTGAGTCAAACGCTCTCATGGACATTCTTGACGACGCCCAACATGCTCGCCCTGACCTCTGGCAAACCTGGGTAGCCTGTATCAGACAACGAATTGACATGCAGCAGTATGGTCCTGCTCGCGCGATATGCTGTCAGGCCATTGATAAATTTCCCCTCCTACCGCGGTTATTCGTTGAACTTGCAGAGGTGGAGAAATTAAATGGTGATCGTCAGGCCGAACGCGCAGCGCTGCAAGAAGCATTGCGGCTGAGCCCCTCATGGGGATACGCAACTCGCCAGCTAGCCGAATCGCTTGAATCTGACGGCAAGTTCTCAACATCTCGGGAATGGCTTGAACAGGCTATCCGGCACACGCCAACAGATGGCCGGCTACACGGTTTCCTCGGCTATACATTGTGGCAACTTCAGGAGAGAAACGAGTCGATTAAACATTTGCAGGAAGCCGTCCGACTGGATATTGGGTATGACTGGGCGTGGGATCGACTTAAAGAATATTCCGCTGCTCAGAATCAATCCTCATATGGGATTGATCAAGCAAGGCGTCTTGCCGCACAGCGCCCCGGAGAGCCGCGCGCCTGGATTGCCGTTGCGCGCATGGCGGAAAACTCTGAGGAGAAGCTCGCGGCGCTGGAGCGAGTGATCCGTCTCGCCCCTTTCACGATTGAGGCACATCTCCTACGGCTAGATCTGTTGATCAGCGAGGAACGCTTTGATGACGCACTCACCGCATTGCAGACGACCGCCTGGGGAGATCGTCCCCCTGTCGCATTGCGTATCAAGGAACCGATGGTGCTGGCTGGCCGTGGAGATCAGGATACCGCAATTCTTAGACTGCAAAAAATTTTGGCTGATGATCCCAACCATACATCCGGATGGGAATTACTCGCCGATTGGCAGTCTGAGCGAAAAGACTATTCAGGCTATTTAGTTGCCGCACGTGAACTACATCGAATAGATCCTAACAATGCATATGCACTCGGATATCTCGCTGATGCGCTGTCGAAAGCCGAACCCAACACAGACGTGCGCCCCCACCTCCGACGTGCGGTCCACTTAAAAGCAGACTATATATTCGGAGCGAACTGGTTGTTTGACCTTGAGCTCCAGGCCGGTGCACTCGAGGCGGCAGACACGGTTCTCGTCAAACTCCGCGCACACGCTAACTCCGGGGAAACACGCCTGCGAGCACTTCGGCTGGCCATCTGTCGAGGTGTGCGCGAAAACGTCTTCCAAGTATTTCACGAGATCTGGACTGCCAATGACGACATTGAGATCTATCGTGAGACAATGGAGGCTCTAGACACATCAACCTGGAAACACGAAGCGAATAAAGCGCTGGAGCAGATGGTTCTTGATTCACAGGTCAATCCTGTTGCAGGAACATTGTGGGTTGAGCGGCGAGACTTAAGAATATTCCCACTGATGCGGTTTCGAGGATTCGGAAAAGTACTCCGAAATGGTGAAGCAGGACAATTGGCCGCACAAACCCTGTTGCGGCTCTTAGGTAACAGAGAAGCGACCTTTACCATTCATCGCTTGCTCTGGAAATATGGGAAACACCTGGCAAGCAATGCCACCACACACGGAATGATGGCCTACGCGCTGATAAATATCGATGCCTCTCGCACTGTGGTTAAATGGTTCGGCGATTGGCAACAGCGGCGAGACTCACCGGCATGGGCTTTCCTCAATCTCTCATGCGCCTTACGCGATCTCGGACGGTGCAGCGAAGCTCATGCCGTGAGCAGCCATGCCTTGACGCTGAAGAAAGATCAAACCTTCGCCGAACATAGCGTGTGGCTGGCTTACGATGCTGCGTGCGAAGGTGCGTGCGCCAATGCGGAAAAACTACTGGCCATGGTCGATGAGAAGTCGCTGAGAGGCTATTATCGATTCATCCTTGCAGCAACACGCCTCCATATTTTAATCGAAGCTCGTACCGATATCTCTTCGCAAACGATGCGAAGCGCACGAACAGATATGCGGCACGCCTGGGAATCATCATTTTGGAGACAACCGATCTTGCGTCGAATATGGTGGAAAACTTATATGGCGCGTAAAAAATCGGCAAGATATGTGCAGAAAAAATCCAGCTAA
- a CDS encoding hypothetical protein (Evidence 4 : Unknown function but conserved in other organisms; MaGe:77307794) → MAEQATDLPVGEVRKVPRLSKSKFLSGLQCHKRLYLEIHQPYLATPPDAGTQAILDMGTDVGELARRRFPGGRLVTAGYRQTEAALAQTAELMADEAVPAIFEAAIMTDGILVRADIVERVSATEGMPAGWRLIEVKSSTKVKDVHLDDLALQRYVLVSAGLSIVSCHLMRINTAYTYAGGEVDLSALFAIEDLSSVVMERQTMAPDRIAAMKAMLLLPVSPAIEPDRHCFTPYECPFWAHCTSQKPERWIFYLPGAKQVVSQLAEQGVVTIDEIPEGTKLSAVQRKVKENVEWISEKLEVALKTVRFPVHHLDFETVMLAVPRFAGTRPYQALPVQWSNHIESDQGELLHHEFLHTEGTDPRRPLAEALLESLGSKGSICVYSPYEKSVIEQLAEFLPELRTALRALVKRIWDLHPVVKEHYYHPEFGGSYSLKEVLPALVPSLRYDDLDIREGGQAASEYYKMVFVETDWIERARIQAELLAYCKRDTLAMVELRRVLGQKAKGR, encoded by the coding sequence ATGGCGGAACAAGCGACAGACCTTCCTGTGGGCGAGGTGCGGAAAGTGCCCCGTCTCTCCAAATCGAAATTTCTCTCAGGGCTGCAATGCCATAAGCGGCTGTATTTGGAGATTCATCAGCCCTATCTTGCGACGCCGCCCGATGCTGGGACGCAAGCGATTCTAGACATGGGGACGGACGTTGGTGAACTGGCGCGGCGACGTTTTCCTGGCGGACGTCTGGTGACCGCCGGCTATCGACAGACCGAGGCGGCGCTGGCGCAGACTGCGGAACTTATGGCCGATGAGGCCGTCCCGGCGATATTTGAAGCGGCAATCATGACCGATGGCATACTTGTCCGTGCGGATATCGTGGAACGAGTATCGGCTACAGAGGGCATGCCCGCGGGATGGCGGTTGATCGAGGTGAAGTCATCCACAAAAGTGAAGGATGTGCACCTGGACGACCTGGCGCTGCAACGGTATGTGCTCGTGAGTGCCGGTCTGAGCATCGTCAGCTGTCATCTCATGCGAATCAATACAGCCTACACTTATGCTGGTGGCGAGGTCGATCTAAGCGCGCTGTTTGCTATCGAGGATCTCTCTTCTGTTGTAATGGAACGTCAGACGATGGCGCCGGACCGGATTGCTGCGATGAAGGCCATGCTGCTTCTGCCGGTTTCTCCGGCGATCGAGCCGGATCGCCACTGTTTCACGCCCTACGAATGCCCGTTTTGGGCTCATTGCACGAGTCAAAAGCCGGAGCGGTGGATTTTTTATCTACCTGGCGCCAAGCAGGTCGTCAGTCAGCTGGCCGAGCAGGGGGTGGTGACCATCGATGAGATTCCGGAAGGCACAAAACTGTCGGCCGTTCAGCGGAAGGTCAAAGAGAATGTCGAGTGGATATCCGAGAAGTTAGAGGTGGCGCTCAAGACCGTGCGGTTTCCCGTTCATCATCTGGATTTTGAAACCGTCATGCTGGCGGTGCCTCGATTTGCCGGAACGCGTCCGTATCAGGCTCTGCCGGTGCAATGGTCGAACCATATCGAGTCCGACCAAGGGGAGTTGCTCCATCACGAATTTCTCCATACTGAAGGGACCGATCCGCGCAGGCCACTCGCCGAGGCGTTGTTGGAATCGCTGGGCAGCAAGGGGAGCATCTGCGTCTATTCGCCGTATGAGAAATCGGTGATCGAGCAACTGGCAGAGTTTCTGCCTGAACTCAGAACAGCCTTGAGGGCACTGGTGAAGCGGATCTGGGATCTGCATCCGGTCGTCAAAGAGCACTACTATCATCCGGAGTTCGGCGGTTCCTATTCCCTCAAAGAGGTGTTGCCGGCGCTGGTTCCGTCGTTGCGCTATGACGATCTGGATATCAGAGAAGGCGGACAGGCGGCATCGGAATACTACAAGATGGTCTTCGTCGAGACCGATTGGATTGAACGGGCCAGAATTCAGGCGGAGCTGCTAGCCTACTGTAAACGAGACACGCTGGCGATGGTCGAATTGCGGCGGGTGCTGGGGCAGAAGGCGAAGGGCCGGTGA